From a region of the Fischerella sp. JS2 genome:
- the truB gene encoding tRNA pseudouridine(55) synthase TruB has protein sequence MFGFINLNKPFCWTSHDCVAKTRKLLRLKRVGHAGTLDPAATGVLPIALGKATRLLQYLPGEKAYQATIKLGMRTTTDDLQGETITEKAVTNLALETVETALQQFQGKIEQIPPNYSAIQVDGKRLYELARKGEMVEAPVRTVEVFKIEILDWREGEFPEVDVAIACGTGTYIRAIARDLGSVLETGGTLAALQRTASSGFHIADSLTFTDLEAQLQAGTFQPLPPDIALQHLPSVSLSAPADQKWCQGQKIAFENNSSQILRVYAEDGRFLGIGQTKDDVLIPLLVLV, from the coding sequence GTGTTTGGTTTCATTAATCTCAACAAACCATTTTGTTGGACTTCTCACGACTGCGTAGCGAAGACGCGAAAACTTTTGCGTCTCAAGCGAGTTGGACATGCTGGTACTCTCGACCCAGCAGCAACTGGTGTGTTACCAATTGCACTGGGCAAAGCTACGCGCTTATTACAATATCTTCCTGGTGAAAAAGCTTATCAAGCGACAATTAAGCTGGGTATGCGTACCACAACTGATGATTTACAAGGAGAAACTATTACAGAGAAAGCTGTGACGAATTTGGCTCTGGAAACAGTAGAAACTGCACTACAACAGTTTCAAGGTAAAATTGAGCAAATTCCACCGAATTACAGCGCCATACAAGTAGACGGAAAGCGTTTATACGAGTTAGCGCGTAAAGGTGAAATGGTGGAAGCACCAGTACGAACAGTGGAAGTTTTCAAAATAGAGATTTTAGACTGGCGAGAAGGGGAATTTCCAGAAGTAGATGTTGCGATCGCCTGTGGTACGGGAACATATATTAGAGCGATCGCTCGTGATTTGGGTAGTGTATTAGAAACAGGCGGTACTCTTGCAGCTTTGCAACGCACTGCTAGCAGTGGGTTTCATATAGCAGATAGTCTGACTTTTACAGATTTAGAAGCACAATTGCAAGCCGGAACATTTCAACCCCTTCCCCCCGACATAGCTTTGCAGCATTTACCATCTGTCAGCTTAAGCGCACCAGCAGATCAAAAATGGTGTCAAGGACAGAAGATTGCTTTTGAAAATAATTCTTCACAAATATTGCGAGTTTACGCAGAAGATGGACGCTTTTTGGGGATTGGACAAACAAAAGATGATGTTTTGATTCCTCTGCTTGTTTTGGTTTGA
- a CDS encoding AAA-like domain-containing protein: MNWEEGLEILDAVVFNKNNRHLKDVERIILQGSWQGLSYEEIASNEDYSAQYLRQDVGFKLWKLLSEALGEEVSKTNFRAAIERYNLRKINILPAEVHHDSYSNIKNEFRPEYPEGLVPLNSAFYIQRFSTGDATRMPIEERCYETILQAGSLIRIKAPKQMGKTSLLERIIAHSNQRGYYTVRLNLLQAEATVFSNLDKFLRCFCAYVSHKLKLPTSFNESWDEYRGSIINCTTYFEDNILNKISNNLVLALDEVDRVFQYPEISQGFFAMLRSWHEEAKTVEVWEKLRLAVVHSTENYGSLDINQSPFNVGLVVELIEFAPQQIADLAQRHKLNYHQTQIQQLMSMFGGHPYLIRLALYHLAVGDITLENLLQTAPTNAGIYEEHLRRLLNCLQVNPHLAKAFMQVVTATEPVCIETMQAYQLYSMGLVKRVGDKLAPRCQLYQQYFREHLKI; this comes from the coding sequence ATGAACTGGGAAGAAGGGTTAGAAATTTTAGATGCAGTTGTCTTTAACAAAAATAACAGACACTTAAAAGATGTGGAAAGAATTATCCTTCAAGGATCATGGCAAGGACTAAGTTATGAGGAAATTGCCAGTAATGAAGATTATTCAGCTCAATATCTCCGGCAGGATGTAGGTTTCAAATTGTGGAAGTTACTTTCAGAAGCATTAGGGGAAGAAGTTAGTAAAACTAATTTTCGCGCAGCGATCGAGCGTTATAACTTGAGAAAGATAAATATTCTACCAGCAGAAGTGCATCATGATAGTTACAGTAACATTAAAAATGAATTTCGGCCAGAATACCCAGAAGGTTTAGTACCACTCAATTCTGCATTTTATATCCAGCGATTCTCTACAGGAGACGCTACGCGAATGCCAATAGAAGAACGTTGTTATGAAACAATTCTCCAGGCAGGTTCTTTAATTCGGATTAAAGCCCCAAAACAAATGGGTAAAACATCGCTGCTTGAGAGAATTATCGCTCATTCAAATCAGAGAGGTTATTACACAGTACGTTTAAACTTGTTGCAAGCAGAAGCAACAGTTTTTAGTAATTTGGATAAATTTTTACGCTGCTTTTGTGCTTATGTGAGTCACAAATTAAAACTACCTACTTCCTTCAATGAATCTTGGGATGAGTATAGGGGTAGCATAATTAATTGCACTACATATTTTGAAGATAATATTCTGAATAAAATCAGTAATAATTTAGTTTTAGCATTAGATGAAGTAGATAGAGTTTTTCAATATCCGGAAATTTCTCAAGGTTTTTTTGCCATGTTACGTAGTTGGCATGAAGAAGCTAAAACTGTAGAAGTTTGGGAAAAATTACGATTAGCCGTAGTACATTCAACTGAAAATTATGGGTCATTGGATATCAATCAATCACCATTTAATGTTGGGTTAGTAGTTGAATTGATAGAATTTGCCCCACAACAAATAGCAGACTTAGCCCAGCGTCATAAACTTAATTATCATCAAACACAAATACAGCAATTAATGTCTATGTTTGGAGGACATCCATATTTAATTAGACTAGCACTTTATCACCTCGCGGTTGGGGATATAACGCTGGAAAACTTATTACAAACTGCTCCTACAAATGCCGGAATTTATGAAGAACACTTACGCCGACTTTTGAATTGTCTTCAAGTAAATCCTCATCTAGCTAAGGCATTTATGCAAGTAGTTACAGCAACAGAACCAGTCTGTATAGAAACAATGCAAGCATATCAGTTATATAGTATGGGATTGGTGAAGAGGGTAGGTGATAAACTAGCCCCACGCTGTCAGTTATATCAACAATATTTTCGGGAACACTTGAAGATATAG
- a CDS encoding helix-turn-helix domain-containing protein produces the protein MVGVTQIEIVDSVEELEKLLRHQKQSRSKERIQALYLIKGQEMSVSEIAKILGKHRATVHRWLADYREGGIEAVVEFGTSSGRKRAIPDWAVSSLKKQLEQPEGGFQRYTQIQHWLEKTLGVQAEYATVHHLARYRLKAKLKVPRPRNRKQDEEKLESFKKNSVMTCN, from the coding sequence ATGGTAGGGGTAACACAGATCGAGATAGTTGATAGTGTCGAGGAACTAGAGAAGTTGCTCAGACATCAAAAACAGTCTCGGAGCAAAGAACGTATACAAGCCCTATATCTGATTAAAGGGCAAGAAATGAGTGTAAGTGAGATTGCTAAAATCTTGGGAAAACATCGAGCTACAGTACATCGATGGTTGGCAGATTATCGAGAAGGAGGAATTGAGGCGGTTGTTGAATTTGGAACGAGTTCAGGTCGAAAAAGAGCAATACCAGATTGGGCTGTATCGAGTTTGAAAAAACAACTCGAACAACCAGAAGGTGGGTTTCAACGGTACACACAAATACAACATTGGTTAGAAAAAACCTTGGGTGTGCAAGCTGAGTACGCAACTGTACATCATCTGGCACGTTACAGGCTCAAAGCCAAGCTGAAAGTCCCACGTCCGCGTAACCGAAAACAGGACGAAGAAAAACTAGAGTCTTTTAAAAAAAACTCGGTGATGACTTGCAATTAA
- a CDS encoding IS630 family transposase → MQLIAQYSAIILPQYENIRYFVQDESRFGLKTIEGRKITLPGVKPIGDWQWQFKAFWLYGAVEPLTGESLFWQFSHVDTECYQQFLNEFAACYPKSLNILQVDNGLFHKAKRLQIPENIVLLFQPAHSPELNPIERVWEYLKQDLKWELFDHLEHLQTKVAQLLALLTPQIAASLTGYDFILNALSVANIF, encoded by the coding sequence TTGCAATTAATTGCTCAATACAGTGCCATTATCTTGCCCCAGTACGAAAATATTCGTTATTTTGTACAAGATGAGAGTCGATTTGGACTCAAAACCATTGAAGGACGTAAAATTACTCTTCCCGGAGTTAAGCCTATTGGTGATTGGCAGTGGCAATTTAAAGCGTTCTGGCTATATGGAGCAGTTGAACCACTTACTGGGGAAAGTTTATTTTGGCAGTTTTCTCATGTTGATACCGAATGCTACCAACAATTTTTGAACGAGTTCGCTGCCTGTTATCCCAAATCACTTAACATTCTCCAAGTTGATAACGGCTTATTTCATAAAGCTAAACGTTTACAAATTCCAGAGAATATTGTTCTTTTGTTCCAGCCTGCTCATTCTCCTGAACTGAATCCCATAGAGCGCGTTTGGGAATATCTCAAGCAAGACTTGAAATGGGAGCTATTTGATCACCTGGAGCATCTGCAAACCAAGGTTGCTCAACTCCTAGCTCTCCTCACTCCTCAAATTGCTGCTTCTTTGACTGGTTATGACTTCATCCTCAATGCCTTATCTGTCGCAAACATTTTTTGA
- a CDS encoding type II toxin-antitoxin system RelE/ParE family toxin, whose product MYEVLLHPDAQEVYVNADKSLAKKIARCLEQLEQTPRSHPNIKALKGDYAGYYRYRIGDYRVIYSINDELVQVFVVAIAHRSEAYES is encoded by the coding sequence ATGTATGAAGTCTTGCTACATCCCGATGCTCAAGAAGTGTATGTCAACGCGGACAAAAGCCTAGCGAAAAAAATCGCTCGATGTTTGGAACAGCTAGAACAAACTCCGCGTTCCCATCCAAATATTAAAGCTCTCAAGGGGGATTATGCAGGGTACTATCGCTACCGAATTGGGGATTATAGGGTCATCTACTCTATAAACGATGAGTTAGTACAGGTATTTGTTGTGGCGATCGCTCATCGTAGCGAAGCATACGAATCATGA
- a CDS encoding CAP domain-containing protein, protein MLRRILLSVSILTLSATSISSTLISHQDQAQAQVARPSGIITRPNVVTKCYIYKLNPNLAQIQQNVYNQVNQYRASQGLAPLKLDACVNQQVQAYAQEMANAGKPLNHQGLEQRGQALSQIFPHNSYAYYENEYTCFGCDSDPATPAVQWWLNSPGHRNNILSQTELTGIGVAVNDKGEYYFAQMFIHAQ, encoded by the coding sequence ATGCTCAGACGTATTTTACTTTCTGTTTCGATACTAACTCTATCTGCGACTTCGATCAGTTCTACCTTAATTAGCCATCAGGATCAAGCTCAAGCTCAAGTCGCAAGACCATCAGGTATCATAACTCGCCCTAATGTTGTGACAAAATGTTATATCTATAAGCTAAATCCAAATTTAGCCCAAATACAACAAAACGTATACAACCAAGTTAATCAGTATCGAGCTTCTCAAGGTCTCGCGCCTCTGAAACTAGATGCTTGCGTAAATCAGCAAGTGCAGGCATATGCTCAAGAAATGGCTAACGCAGGAAAACCTCTCAATCATCAAGGACTTGAGCAGCGAGGGCAAGCATTATCACAAATCTTCCCCCACAATAGTTATGCCTACTACGAAAATGAGTATACCTGCTTTGGTTGTGATAGCGATCCTGCAACACCAGCAGTTCAGTGGTGGCTGAATAGTCCTGGTCATCGAAATAATATTTTGAGTCAAACTGAACTAACAGGAATAGGAGTTGCCGTGAATGACAAAGGCGAATACTATTTCGCGCAAATGTTTATTCATGCTCAGTAA
- a CDS encoding globin domain-containing protein yields MVSQKTIEIVKATAPIIREKGEEITRRMYEITFAERPDYKRGFETTWMQHLDGGEQAHKLAAAVYAYATHIDRLDELAMAVEHIAHRHVETHILPEQYPLIGEKLLQAMKDVLQDAATDEVISAWAEAYAALADIFIQKEKAIYQQEDRELTERLAKANG; encoded by the coding sequence ATGGTTAGTCAAAAAACGATTGAAATTGTCAAGGCAACTGCACCGATTATTAGAGAAAAAGGTGAAGAGATTACTAGGCGGATGTATGAAATTACCTTTGCAGAGCGACCTGACTATAAACGCGGCTTTGAAACTACTTGGATGCAGCATCTAGACGGTGGTGAGCAAGCACACAAGTTAGCTGCGGCTGTTTATGCTTATGCTACTCATATTGACCGCCTAGATGAGTTGGCTATGGCGGTAGAACACATTGCCCATCGTCATGTAGAGACTCACATACTTCCTGAGCAGTATCCGTTGATTGGCGAAAAGCTTTTGCAGGCAATGAAAGATGTTTTACAAGATGCTGCAACTGATGAAGTTATTTCGGCATGGGCTGAAGCCTATGCTGCTTTAGCAGACATTTTTATTCAAAAAGAAAAGGCTATTTATCAACAAGAAGATCGAGAACTAACTGAGCGATTAGCGAAGGCAAATGGCTAG
- a CDS encoding fibronectin type III domain-containing protein, which produces MSKKYLGTALATLTTLGGLGTLTLFLTPISVVQAGFGNDNIACAYDRPCIDNLYQDGNSLVIHWNGQENYDTYNVRWSRPGKDEVQIKRPGGGSGDFRVNNVHSGTTYTFKVQGCNTHFLGRSTCSPWEEQSITAN; this is translated from the coding sequence ATGTCCAAAAAATATTTAGGAACAGCCTTGGCAACTCTTACTACTCTGGGGGGGTTGGGTACATTAACACTTTTTCTGACTCCAATATCCGTTGTACAGGCTGGTTTTGGTAACGACAACATAGCTTGTGCTTACGATCGCCCCTGCATAGATAATCTCTATCAAGATGGTAATAGCTTAGTCATTCATTGGAATGGCCAGGAAAACTACGATACTTACAATGTGCGTTGGTCGCGTCCCGGTAAAGATGAGGTTCAAATCAAACGCCCTGGAGGTGGAAGCGGAGACTTTAGAGTCAATAATGTTCATTCGGGGACTACCTATACTTTTAAAGTCCAGGGCTGTAACACGCATTTCTTAGGGCGTTCAACATGTTCTCCTTGGGAAGAACAGTCAATTACAGCTAATTAA
- a CDS encoding UPF0175 family protein, which produces MTRVNLDLPEEVFSARRLPPDDFVRDMRLAAAIYWYQKSEISQEKAAQIAGLNRRDFLAALAREQVDVFAVDFDDLQQELNRV; this is translated from the coding sequence ATGACCAGAGTAAATTTAGACTTACCTGAAGAAGTTTTCTCAGCCCGTCGTCTTCCCCCAGATGACTTTGTGCGTGATATGCGGCTAGCTGCTGCTATCTATTGGTATCAAAAGAGTGAAATCTCCCAGGAAAAAGCTGCTCAAATTGCAGGTTTAAACCGCCGTGATTTTCTTGCAGCCCTTGCCCGTGAGCAAGTAGATGTGTTTGCTGTAGACTTTGATGACTTGCAACAAGAGTTAAACCGTGTTTAG
- a CDS encoding AAA-like domain-containing protein: MTNLNYYKLGGSLEYQHPTYVVRQADSDLYEGLKNGDLCYVLNSRQMGKSSLRVHIMKQLKEQGIQCASVDLTRIGSHVTPSEWYGGFVSELLRGFGLSRKVNFGTWWRSQEFLPPKQRLSELIDDVLLTELPGKIIIFVDEIDSILRINFKDDFFAFIRACYNQRADNPEYQRLTFCLLGVATPSNLIADINRTPFNIGKAIELTGFKLNEIDALIRGFEGRVARPTAIMEEVLKWTGGQPFLTQKLCQLICGSHYSFREHQEKQCVEELVQNQIIENWEAQDEPEHLRTIRDRLTQNAENQTGRLLGLYQQILHQGEIPADDSPEQMQLRLTGLIVKQQGKLQIYNRIYAEIFNQAWLDKILANIRPYAQALKAWVNSNYQDESRLLRGQTLQDARDWAADKGLSDLDRRFLDASQELEKRDVQKRLKAEAEASRILAEANEVLVAANQKAKRRIQMGGGVLAITLITAIAAAIWANMMIQDIQQERIKSLSISSTALFNSNQELDALVAALKAAMQLQSTTSVDANTKESVRLALQRAVYKVKEQNRLEKHNDTVRSVTFSPDGQTIATASEDNTVRLWSIDGREIKKFPVPNQLFRSVSFSPDSKMIAAISANNTVKIWGIDGRDIITLEGQDEEEFMSSICFTPDGKLIAAPSQDNTAKLNKGKFNTVKLFNINSQEIKTFKGYKDSVWSISCSPDNKTIVTADRGGFIKIWSIDGREIKTFRASKQSIFGVSFSPDGKAIATAGGDTTVRLWDLEGKEIRTLGKHDNYVISVSFSPDGKIIASTSADKTVKLWSVNGKELKTLRSHDDSVFSASFSHDGKIIASASADNTIKLWNISALLEPKTFIGHNDSLWSVSFSPDGRIIASAGDDKTIKLWSIDGQELALIKADSENEWNRVWSLNFSSNGQIIATANDDKTIKLWNLNGQNIRIFRGHNKEVKDVNFSPDGQTLVSASYDGTVKLWDINGQELRTLKADTGKVFSASFSPNGQTIVSAHNDGTIKLWNLQGQNLKSFKVHKSFVTNVRFSPNGQTIASASRDKTIKLWNLDGQEIKSFKTHSHNAEVTKLSFSPDGKILASASADGTIRLWQLTDGQELKTIYGHGYAFWNISFSPDGKKIASVSDDGLVELWNVETLDFEQLIARGCNWLDDYFKNNSRLSEKDKHFCKQK; this comes from the coding sequence ATGACAAATTTAAACTATTACAAACTCGGAGGTAGCCTAGAATATCAACACCCAACTTATGTGGTGCGTCAAGCTGATTCTGACCTCTATGAAGGCTTAAAAAATGGGGATTTGTGTTATGTCTTAAACTCGCGGCAGATGGGTAAGTCTAGCTTGCGGGTACATATTATGAAACAACTGAAAGAGCAAGGTATACAATGTGCATCGGTTGATTTGACAAGAATTGGCAGCCATGTCACACCTTCCGAATGGTATGGCGGATTTGTTTCTGAGCTATTGCGGGGGTTTGGTTTATCCAGAAAAGTGAATTTTGGAACTTGGTGGCGATCGCAAGAATTTTTACCACCAAAACAACGATTAAGTGAATTAATTGATGATGTATTACTAACAGAATTACCTGGCAAAATCATTATTTTTGTTGATGAAATTGATAGTATTTTAAGAATAAATTTTAAAGATGATTTTTTCGCTTTTATTCGTGCTTGCTATAATCAACGGGCAGATAATCCAGAATATCAAAGGCTCACCTTTTGCTTATTGGGAGTAGCGACTCCTTCTAATTTAATTGCTGATATAAATCGCACACCTTTTAATATCGGAAAAGCTATCGAATTAACTGGATTTAAATTAAATGAAATAGACGCTTTAATTCGAGGTTTCGAGGGAAGAGTTGCTAGACCGACAGCGATCATGGAAGAGGTGTTAAAGTGGACTGGTGGGCAGCCATTTTTAACTCAGAAACTGTGTCAACTAATTTGTGGTTCTCATTATTCATTCCGAGAACATCAGGAAAAGCAATGTGTAGAGGAATTGGTACAAAACCAAATCATTGAAAATTGGGAAGCACAGGACGAACCAGAACATTTACGAACAATCCGCGATCGCCTGACGCAAAATGCAGAAAATCAAACTGGGCGATTATTAGGCTTATATCAGCAAATCTTACACCAGGGAGAAATCCCCGCAGATGATAGCCCTGAACAAATGCAACTACGCCTGACGGGGTTAATTGTTAAGCAACAGGGAAAACTGCAAATTTATAATCGCATCTATGCAGAGATATTTAATCAAGCATGGCTTGACAAAATATTGGCAAATATTCGACCCTATGCACAAGCATTAAAAGCTTGGGTAAATTCTAACTATCAGGATGAATCGCGTTTGTTGCGGGGGCAAACTTTGCAAGATGCGCGTGATTGGGCAGCAGATAAAGGTTTAAGCGATTTGGATCGGAGATTTTTAGATGCTAGTCAGGAATTAGAAAAGCGGGATGTTCAGAAAAGATTAAAAGCAGAAGCAGAAGCATCAAGGATTTTAGCAGAAGCGAACGAAGTTTTAGTTGCAGCAAATCAAAAAGCTAAACGACGGATTCAGATGGGCGGGGGAGTATTAGCAATAACTCTAATTACAGCAATAGCTGCGGCAATTTGGGCCAATATGATGATCCAAGATATACAACAGGAAAGAATCAAATCTTTGAGTATCTCTTCTACTGCTTTATTCAACTCAAATCAAGAACTTGATGCTTTAGTAGCAGCACTAAAAGCAGCCATGCAATTGCAATCAACAACTTCGGTAGATGCTAACACTAAAGAATCGGTAAGATTAGCATTGCAACGAGCAGTTTACAAAGTCAAAGAACAAAATCGCCTAGAAAAACATAATGATACTGTCAGAAGTGTAACTTTTAGTCCAGATGGTCAAACTATTGCTACTGCTAGTGAAGATAACACAGTTAGACTTTGGAGTATTGATGGTAGGGAAATCAAAAAATTCCCTGTCCCAAATCAGCTTTTTAGAAGTGTGAGTTTCAGCCCAGATAGTAAGATGATTGCTGCCATTAGTGCAAATAATACTGTTAAAATTTGGGGTATTGATGGGCGGGATATTATTACCTTAGAAGGACAGGACGAAGAGGAGTTTATGAGCAGTATTTGCTTTACCCCTGATGGTAAATTAATTGCTGCTCCTAGTCAAGATAATACAGCCAAACTTAATAAAGGCAAATTTAATACAGTCAAACTTTTTAACATTAATAGTCAGGAAATCAAGACTTTCAAAGGGTATAAAGATTCTGTTTGGAGCATCAGTTGTAGCCCTGATAATAAAACTATTGTCACGGCCGATCGAGGGGGATTCATCAAAATTTGGAGTATTGATGGACGAGAAATCAAAACCTTTAGAGCCAGTAAACAATCTATTTTTGGTGTGAGTTTTAGCCCAGACGGTAAAGCGATCGCCACTGCGGGAGGAGACACCACCGTTAGACTGTGGGACTTAGAGGGCAAAGAAATCAGAACTCTTGGCAAACATGACAATTATGTAATTAGTGTCAGTTTTAGCCCAGATGGGAAAATCATTGCTTCCACCAGTGCTGACAAAACAGTTAAATTGTGGAGTGTTAATGGCAAAGAACTCAAAACCCTCAGAAGTCATGACGATAGTGTTTTTAGTGCCAGTTTTAGTCATGATGGTAAAATTATTGCTTCAGCTAGTGCTGATAACACAATTAAACTATGGAATATTAGCGCTCTACTAGAACCCAAAACTTTCATCGGACATAATGATTCGCTTTGGAGTGTAAGTTTTAGTCCAGATGGTAGAATTATTGCTTCAGCCGGAGATGATAAGACTATTAAATTGTGGAGTATTGATGGTCAAGAACTAGCATTAATAAAAGCAGATAGCGAGAATGAATGGAATCGGGTTTGGAGTCTTAATTTCAGTTCTAATGGTCAGATAATTGCTACTGCTAATGACGACAAAACTATCAAACTATGGAATTTGAATGGTCAGAATATTAGAATTTTCAGAGGACATAATAAAGAAGTTAAAGATGTAAACTTTAGTCCAGATGGTCAAACCCTGGTGAGCGCTAGTTATGATGGTACCGTCAAACTATGGGATATCAACGGCCAAGAACTCAGAACCTTAAAAGCAGATACGGGTAAAGTTTTCAGTGCTAGTTTTAGCCCCAATGGTCAGACAATTGTTTCTGCTCATAATGATGGGACAATCAAACTGTGGAACTTGCAAGGACAAAATCTCAAATCCTTCAAAGTACATAAAAGTTTCGTCACAAATGTCCGTTTTAGTCCCAATGGTCAAACAATCGCTTCTGCAAGTCGGGATAAAACTATCAAACTTTGGAATTTGGACGGACAAGAAATCAAATCCTTCAAAACTCATAGTCATAATGCCGAAGTTACCAAACTTAGCTTTAGTCCAGATGGCAAAATTCTTGCTTCTGCCAGCGCTGACGGTACAATCCGACTTTGGCAGTTAACAGATGGTCAAGAACTGAAAACCATTTATGGACATGGTTATGCTTTTTGGAATATTAGCTTCAGTCCAGATGGTAAAAAAATAGCCTCTGTTAGTGATGATGGA